One Desulfovibrio fairfieldensis genomic window carries:
- a CDS encoding glutamate-5-semialdehyde dehydrogenase — MTPAEEMERLAARAREAARAMSRAHAEIKTRALIGLADQLAAREEEILTANRKDLDAARAAGLDAPRLDRLTLTPAIMAEMRAACLHVAQLPDPVGVTEQQWQQPNGLLVGRMRIPLGVIAMIYEARPNVTIDAAILCIKAGNAVILRGGSEALHSNTALAGLLQTALSDAGLPPQAAQLVGITDHAAVTALCKLDRYIDVIIPRGGEGLVRAVTEAATMPVLKHFKGVCHAFIDADADQDQALEIVFNAKVQRPGVCNALECLLVHKDAATNFLPLAAAKLGAAGVEFRASPEALPLLGPGAVLLQPEDLGQEFHALILAVLVVDDLDAALDHIARYGSNHTEIICTRDYGHAMRFLREADASMVAVNASSRFNDGGQLGLGAEIGISTSKLHAYGPMGVQELTTTKFVVLGQGQVRQ; from the coding sequence ATGACGCCTGCGGAAGAAATGGAACGCTTGGCCGCGCGGGCCCGTGAAGCGGCCCGGGCCATGAGCCGTGCCCACGCCGAAATCAAGACGCGGGCCCTGATCGGACTGGCGGACCAGCTGGCCGCGCGGGAAGAGGAAATCCTGACCGCCAACCGCAAGGATCTGGACGCGGCCCGCGCCGCGGGCCTGGATGCTCCGCGTCTGGACCGCCTGACACTGACCCCGGCCATCATGGCCGAGATGCGCGCGGCCTGCCTGCATGTGGCCCAGCTGCCCGATCCCGTGGGCGTCACGGAACAGCAATGGCAACAGCCCAACGGCCTGCTGGTGGGACGCATGCGCATCCCCCTCGGGGTCATTGCCATGATTTACGAGGCACGGCCCAATGTGACCATCGACGCGGCCATCCTCTGCATCAAGGCGGGCAACGCGGTGATTCTGCGCGGCGGCAGCGAGGCCCTGCATTCCAACACGGCGCTGGCCGGGCTGCTGCAAACGGCCCTGTCCGACGCGGGTCTGCCGCCCCAGGCCGCGCAGCTGGTGGGCATCACGGACCATGCGGCGGTGACGGCCCTGTGCAAGCTGGACCGGTACATCGACGTCATCATCCCGCGCGGCGGCGAAGGCCTGGTGCGCGCCGTCACCGAAGCGGCCACCATGCCGGTGCTCAAGCACTTCAAGGGCGTCTGCCACGCCTTTATCGACGCGGATGCGGATCAGGATCAGGCCCTGGAGATCGTCTTCAACGCCAAGGTGCAGCGGCCCGGCGTGTGCAACGCCCTGGAATGCCTGCTGGTGCATAAGGACGCGGCAACGAACTTTCTGCCGCTGGCGGCCGCGAAACTGGGCGCCGCCGGGGTGGAATTCCGGGCCTCCCCGGAAGCCCTGCCCCTGCTCGGCCCCGGTGCCGTGCTTCTGCAGCCCGAGGATCTCGGCCAGGAGTTCCACGCCCTGATCCTGGCCGTGCTCGTGGTGGACGATCTGGACGCGGCCCTGGACCACATCGCCCGTTACGGCTCCAATCACACCGAAATCATCTGCACCCGCGACTACGGCCACGCCATGCGTTTTCTGCGCGAGGCCGACGCCTCCATGGTGGCGGTCAACGCCTCCAGCCGTTTTAACGACGGCGGCCAACTGGGCCTGGGCGCGGAAATCGGCATTTCCACCTCCAAGCTGCACGCCTACGGCCCCATGGGCGTGCAGGAGCTGACCACCACCAAATTCGTGGTGCTGGGCCAGGGGCAGGTACGGCAGTAA
- a CDS encoding tetratricopeptide repeat protein: MNPQKNQGEETSPLFRDLQAEVSSESAPLLQFMLRHAGIIAGVVILFLLVLAGTGIWRWYSGGKNEDARQELARVSMTMQGQERLKALAALADKAPSDVRLSVLLAWAQSALESGDAAVAAEVYAKAAKLDADGALGLAAALGEAGSLLKAGKNAEALTLLQGLEARLPGENRSVQLRQMLAEAAARAGEKDLAAKTYQALAQEVNGLDGEYFRVRAEALVPAAGSAPEKPVQN; encoded by the coding sequence ATGAATCCGCAAAAGAATCAAGGCGAGGAGACTTCGCCCCTGTTTCGCGATCTGCAGGCTGAAGTCAGTTCCGAAAGCGCGCCCCTCCTGCAGTTCATGCTGCGCCATGCGGGCATTATCGCCGGTGTGGTGATCCTCTTTCTGCTGGTCCTGGCAGGCACGGGCATCTGGCGCTGGTACAGCGGCGGCAAGAACGAGGACGCGCGGCAGGAACTGGCGCGCGTCAGCATGACCATGCAGGGGCAGGAACGCCTCAAGGCCCTGGCCGCCCTGGCCGACAAGGCCCCGTCCGACGTGCGCCTTTCCGTGCTGCTGGCCTGGGCCCAGAGCGCCCTGGAGAGCGGGGACGCCGCTGTTGCCGCCGAGGTTTACGCCAAAGCCGCCAAGCTGGACGCCGACGGCGCGCTGGGTCTGGCCGCCGCCCTGGGCGAGGCCGGAAGCCTGCTCAAGGCGGGCAAGAACGCCGAGGCCCTGACCTTGCTGCAGGGCCTGGAAGCGCGCCTGCCGGGTGAAAACCGTTCCGTCCAGCTGCGCCAGATGCTGGCCGAAGCCGCCGCCAGGGCGGGGGAGAAGGATCTGGCTGCCAAGACCTACCAGGCCCTGGCTCAGGAAGTGAACGGTCTTGACGGGGAGTATTTCCGCGTCCGGGCCGAGGCGCTTGTTCCCGCCGCCGGGAGCGCGCCTGAAAAGCCGGTTCAGAACTAG
- the iorA gene encoding indolepyruvate ferredoxin oxidoreductase subunit alpha codes for MSNDPLLRGARGERHLLLGNEAIVRGALEAGVHMVSCYPGTPSSEVADTFLRLGGEGRYRLEYSINEKVAMEVAAGGALGGAMSLVAMKHVGLNVAADPLFTSAYIGLPGGLVVLTADDPGCHSSQNEQDNRHYARFASLPCFEPVSAQEAKEMTREAFRLARELQQPVMLRTTTRVSHMRGPVDFDDLPAPQPKVAFKREPGRFVPVPAVACRRHLALDANLEKARQIAEGSRFNVEREPAGQTRLGIIASGVARNYLADALASGGWEDRVRVLELGMTWPLPSEMIVAFLQKCDRVLVLEEGADLLEQDVRALAQRRGLNVRIEGKNENLTGQGEYSTTLVLRRLSAWLDCPCPAKPARPVEAQLPGRPPNLCPGCSHRAVYYAVRQVFGDEAIYSSDIGCYTLGLLPPLRTADFLVCMGSSISAGSGFARASGKPVVGFIGDSTFFHSGMTGLANAVFNHHDLLLVVLDNGTTAMTGHQPNPGMLQEMLGDMSVHMDMEAVVRGLGVTECVKVKAFNLKAVTKALEEMKGKSGVRVLIAEEPCVLYARRRLKKGQPQVAQVVQQGEEALRCLEQLACPAFYRQGDNLAVDETLCSGCMICLQIAPTAFKAKKR; via the coding sequence ATGAGCAACGATCCGCTGTTGCGCGGCGCCCGTGGGGAGCGCCATCTGTTATTGGGCAATGAAGCTATCGTGCGCGGCGCTCTGGAAGCGGGCGTGCACATGGTTTCCTGTTATCCGGGCACGCCGTCCTCGGAAGTGGCCGACACCTTCCTCCGCTTGGGCGGTGAGGGCCGCTACCGGCTGGAATACTCCATTAACGAGAAGGTCGCCATGGAAGTGGCCGCCGGCGGTGCCCTGGGCGGCGCCATGAGCCTGGTGGCCATGAAGCATGTGGGCCTCAACGTGGCCGCCGATCCCCTGTTTACCTCGGCCTATATCGGCCTGCCCGGCGGTCTGGTGGTGCTCACGGCCGACGACCCCGGCTGCCATTCCAGCCAGAACGAGCAGGACAACCGCCATTACGCCCGTTTCGCCTCTCTGCCCTGTTTTGAGCCCGTTTCGGCTCAGGAAGCCAAGGAAATGACCCGCGAGGCCTTTCGTCTGGCCCGCGAACTGCAACAGCCGGTCATGCTGCGCACCACCACCAGGGTCAGCCATATGCGCGGGCCCGTGGATTTTGACGATCTGCCCGCGCCCCAGCCCAAGGTGGCCTTCAAGCGCGAGCCGGGACGCTTTGTGCCGGTGCCCGCCGTGGCCTGCCGCCGTCATCTGGCTCTGGACGCCAACCTGGAAAAGGCCCGCCAGATCGCCGAGGGCAGCCGCTTCAACGTGGAGCGCGAACCCGCCGGACAGACCCGCCTAGGGATCATCGCCAGCGGCGTGGCCCGCAATTACCTGGCCGACGCCTTGGCCAGCGGCGGTTGGGAAGACCGCGTGCGCGTGCTGGAACTGGGCATGACCTGGCCCCTGCCCAGCGAAATGATCGTCGCGTTCCTCCAGAAATGCGACCGGGTGCTGGTGCTGGAGGAAGGCGCGGACCTGCTGGAACAGGACGTGCGCGCCCTGGCCCAGCGGCGCGGCCTGAACGTGCGCATTGAGGGCAAGAATGAAAATCTGACCGGCCAGGGGGAATATTCCACCACCCTGGTGCTGCGTCGCCTGTCCGCCTGGCTGGACTGCCCTTGTCCGGCCAAGCCCGCGCGTCCCGTGGAGGCGCAGTTGCCGGGCCGTCCGCCCAACCTCTGCCCCGGCTGTTCGCACCGCGCCGTGTACTATGCCGTGCGTCAGGTATTCGGGGACGAAGCCATCTATTCCAGCGACATCGGCTGCTACACGTTGGGCCTGCTGCCGCCCCTGCGCACTGCGGACTTCCTGGTCTGCATGGGCTCGTCCATTTCGGCGGGCAGCGGCTTTGCGCGGGCTTCGGGCAAGCCGGTGGTGGGTTTCATCGGCGACTCCACCTTTTTCCACTCCGGCATGACCGGTCTGGCGAATGCGGTCTTCAACCACCACGATCTGCTGTTGGTCGTTCTGGACAACGGCACCACGGCTATGACCGGCCATCAGCCCAATCCCGGCATGTTGCAGGAAATGCTCGGCGACATGAGCGTGCATATGGATATGGAAGCCGTGGTGCGCGGCCTGGGCGTGACCGAATGCGTCAAGGTAAAGGCCTTCAATCTCAAGGCCGTGACCAAGGCCCTGGAGGAAATGAAGGGCAAGTCCGGGGTGCGGGTGCTCATCGCCGAGGAGCCGTGCGTGCTCTATGCTCGTCGTCGCCTCAAGAAAGGGCAGCCCCAGGTGGCCCAGGTGGTGCAGCAGGGCGAGGAAGCCTTGCGCTGCCTGGAGCAGCTGGCCTGTCCGGCCTTTTATCGCCAGGGCGACAATCTGGCGGTGGATGAAACCCTGTGTTCCGGCTGCATGATCTGCCTGCAGATCGCTCCCACGGCCTTTAAAGCCAAAAAGCGCTGA
- a CDS encoding indolepyruvate oxidoreductase subunit beta — MKAHDKQKRMRIYFTGVGGQGTLTATTLLARTALQAGLDVVAGEVHGMAQRGGVVESVLLLGGWRSPKLDFGEADVLLGFEPLETLRGLPYLRPGGTVFSSSDPLPPVSVSLGQASYPDMAYIEEQTRLVAGQCRFIPCRELGLRAGSAQSGNTVLLSAVCASGVLPFGVDALEAAIKKFLPAKLQESNLKALELGKTVLA, encoded by the coding sequence ATGAAAGCACACGACAAGCAAAAACGGATGCGGATTTATTTCACCGGCGTGGGCGGCCAGGGCACGTTGACGGCGACTACCCTGCTGGCGCGTACGGCTCTGCAGGCCGGTCTGGACGTGGTGGCCGGGGAAGTGCACGGCATGGCCCAGCGCGGCGGCGTGGTGGAATCCGTGCTGTTGCTGGGCGGCTGGCGTTCGCCCAAACTGGACTTCGGGGAGGCCGATGTGCTGCTGGGCTTTGAACCTCTGGAAACCCTGCGCGGCCTGCCCTATCTGCGGCCCGGCGGCACGGTGTTTTCCAGCAGCGATCCCCTGCCGCCGGTCAGCGTCTCCCTGGGACAGGCCAGCTATCCTGACATGGCCTATATTGAGGAACAGACCCGGCTGGTGGCCGGGCAATGCCGCTTCATTCCCTGCCGCGAGCTGGGACTCCGGGCCGGTTCGGCCCAGAGCGGCAATACCGTGCTGCTGAGCGCGGTCTGCGCCTCCGGCGTGCTGCCTTTCGGCGTGGACGCCTTGGAAGCGGCCATCAAGAAGTTTCTGCCCGCTAAGCTGCAGGAGTCCAATCTTAAGGCCTTGGAGTTGGGCAAGACGGTTCTGGCCTAA
- a CDS encoding protein phosphatase CheZ codes for MADHADEPTVYRQLSTDMRQGLKDIYQQISTASSDQVSPVPETDALFHEASDQLGEVLKATETATMSIMEIVEKHLDLQAESAELLAAVREGTATESQKARLAEINSQLGDDLTSLLTTLSFQDITGQRIKRVVAALNKIENSVVELYVSSGLIMDGAEKDPAKNAQALKEEASKAVEDFRQNRKVVSSLNGPKKGVSQGAIDDMLAQLGM; via the coding sequence ATGGCGGACCACGCAGATGAGCCGACCGTGTACAGACAGTTGAGCACGGACATGCGCCAGGGACTGAAGGATATTTACCAGCAGATTTCCACGGCTTCCAGCGATCAGGTTTCGCCCGTGCCCGAAACGGACGCCCTGTTCCACGAGGCTTCGGACCAGTTGGGGGAAGTGCTCAAAGCCACGGAAACAGCCACCATGAGCATCATGGAAATCGTGGAGAAGCATCTGGATCTCCAAGCCGAAAGCGCGGAACTGCTGGCCGCCGTGCGGGAAGGCACGGCCACGGAAAGCCAGAAGGCCCGCCTTGCCGAGATCAACAGCCAATTGGGCGATGATCTCACCAGCCTGCTGACCACCCTGAGTTTTCAGGACATCACGGGCCAGCGGATCAAACGGGTGGTGGCGGCTCTGAACAAGATTGAAAACAGCGTGGTGGAGCTCTATGTCTCTTCCGGCCTGATCATGGACGGCGCGGAAAAAGACCCGGCCAAGAACGCCCAGGCCCTGAAAGAAGAAGCCAGCAAGGCTGTGGAGGATTTCCGCCAGAACCGCAAGGTCGTTTCCTCGCTCAACGGTCCCAAGAAAGGCGTCTCTCAGGGGGCCATCGACGATATGCTGGCCCAGTTGGGCATGTAG
- the ybgF gene encoding tol-pal system protein YbgF, whose amino-acid sequence MNRSRSSHLLLLGCASLLLGACVQSGSGGGSTLNLEQQVQQHDMQLRQLQPAQADAWNQLQAMRQELNTLKGQMDDLQNVGGARALVERVNRHDAALRQVESSMALNLNLGDPLPSTPVSAAAPTTPAVPMTGTANTPSYGQPEATYGQPAQGGMPAGSPGYTAAVPAGTQPYQGQQAAQPAQAPNASTWGQPSPQPVVQAPQKDISLALFDAGVNAFNARKYEEAQRSFTDFLKNYKDHNLAPEAQYYLAECYFQRNQFADAALAYDTVIKKYPKSTRTPGAYLKQGISFSKINQGAAAKARMQELIKKFPNSPEAARAKSFLKTNK is encoded by the coding sequence ATGAACAGATCCCGTTCTTCCCATCTCCTGCTCCTGGGCTGCGCCAGTCTGTTGCTGGGCGCCTGCGTGCAGAGCGGCTCCGGCGGCGGCAGCACCCTGAATCTGGAACAGCAGGTGCAGCAGCACGACATGCAGCTCAGACAATTGCAGCCCGCCCAGGCCGACGCCTGGAACCAGCTCCAGGCCATGCGGCAGGAGTTGAACACCCTCAAGGGCCAGATGGATGATCTGCAGAATGTGGGCGGCGCGCGCGCCCTGGTGGAGCGCGTCAATCGCCATGATGCGGCCCTGCGCCAGGTGGAGAGCAGCATGGCCCTGAATCTCAATCTGGGCGATCCCCTGCCGTCCACGCCCGTGTCGGCGGCTGCGCCGACGACTCCGGCCGTGCCCATGACCGGGACCGCGAACACGCCGTCGTACGGCCAGCCCGAAGCAACCTACGGCCAACCGGCCCAGGGCGGCATGCCCGCGGGCAGTCCCGGCTACACGGCGGCCGTGCCCGCAGGCACACAGCCCTATCAGGGCCAGCAGGCGGCCCAGCCCGCCCAGGCTCCTAACGCCAGCACCTGGGGCCAGCCCTCGCCCCAGCCCGTGGTGCAGGCCCCGCAGAAGGACATTTCCCTGGCCCTCTTCGACGCGGGCGTCAATGCCTTCAACGCCCGCAAGTACGAGGAAGCCCAGCGCTCCTTCACGGACTTTCTGAAAAATTACAAGGACCACAACCTGGCCCCGGAAGCCCAGTACTACCTGGCGGAGTGCTACTTCCAGCGCAATCAGTTCGCGGACGCGGCCTTGGCCTATGATACGGTGATCAAAAAATATCCCAAGTCCACGCGCACGCCCGGCGCCTATCTGAAGCAGGGCATCAGCTTCAGCAAAATCAACCAGGGGGCCGCGGCCAAAGCCCGGATGCAGGAACTGATCAAGAAGTTCCCCAATTCACCGGAAGCCGCCCGCGCCAAGAGCTTTTTGAAGACCAACAAGTAA
- a CDS encoding PLDc N-terminal domain-containing protein, translating into MTFAWWHPLVALIPMLPSFWSIWHIWSHEFETPQQRALWLVLVVFLPVLGGIIYIFTGRTKACGKIQR; encoded by the coding sequence ATGACCTTTGCCTGGTGGCATCCGCTGGTAGCCTTGATTCCCATGCTTCCCAGCTTCTGGAGCATCTGGCACATCTGGAGTCATGAGTTCGAGACGCCCCAGCAACGTGCGCTCTGGCTGGTGCTGGTGGTCTTTCTGCCGGTACTGGGCGGCATCATCTACATATTTACGGGCCGCACCAAGGCCTGTGGAAAAATTCAACGCTGA
- the lspA gene encoding signal peptidase II, with amino-acid sequence MRRRYLILGGLAALAFVLDQLSKWWVMTAIPEHRPVVVIPGFFDLINIRNRGAAFGFLNRSDIEWQFWLFLAATVVAAWAIIALVRGSHHQPWLFAGLGLVLGGALGNLADRLRFRAVVDFLDFYWGDWHWPAFNVADMAICIGAFLACLVIWRKSPENARDGASDRDTSGTGRKA; translated from the coding sequence ATGAGACGGCGCTATCTGATTTTGGGCGGCCTGGCCGCGCTGGCCTTTGTGCTGGACCAGCTCAGCAAATGGTGGGTCATGACCGCCATTCCCGAGCACCGGCCCGTGGTGGTGATCCCCGGTTTCTTCGACCTGATCAACATCCGCAACCGGGGCGCGGCCTTCGGTTTTCTGAACCGCTCGGACATTGAATGGCAGTTCTGGCTCTTTCTGGCGGCCACCGTGGTGGCGGCCTGGGCCATCATCGCCCTGGTGCGCGGCTCACACCATCAACCCTGGCTCTTCGCCGGGCTGGGCCTGGTGCTGGGCGGTGCTCTGGGCAACCTGGCGGACCGCCTGCGCTTCCGGGCCGTGGTGGATTTTCTGGATTTCTACTGGGGCGACTGGCACTGGCCCGCCTTCAATGTGGCGGATATGGCCATCTGTATCGGCGCCTTTCTGGCCTGTCTGGTCATCTGGCGCAAATCGCCGGAAAACGCGCGGGACGGCGCGTCCGACCGCGACACGTCCGGCACGGGGAGAAAAGCATGA
- the ileS gene encoding isoleucine--tRNA ligase, producing MSDYKKTLNLPQTAFPMKANLAQREPETLKKWDQINAREAMVEASGSRGAYVLHDGPPYANGHIHMGTALNKILKDIVVKSRNMQGYASRYVPGWDCHGLPIEHKVEQELKEKKKTLPAHVVRKLCRDYAAKWIDVQRKEFKRLGVLGDWDDPYMSMKPAYEATTARELADFVEKGSVIRAKKPIYWCCSCHTALAEAEVEYYDHTSPSIYVRFPLPDAGLSKVFPQADPSRAYVVIWTTTPWTLPDNMAVCLHPEFTYVLVEAGGSQYLLAEERLAPCAALFGWNDPKILGRATGAQLEGLVARHPFYDRPSPLTLGLHVTLDTGTGCVHTAPGHGREDYEVGLKYGLDIYSPLDDAGRFLPTVEFFAGLTVTEANPKVIEKLKEKGALLQEGKIQHSYPHCWRCKNPVIFRATTQWFISMEKNDLRKRALESIDKDVQWIPAWGRDRIYNMIESRPDWCISRQRQWGVPILALRCEDCGEAWNDPAWMRDISDRFAKHPTGCDYWYEADLSEIVPDGLKCPHCGGSHWTKESDILDVWFDSGTSFAAVLEARPELSYPADLYLEGSDQHRGWFHSSLLVSEGTRGRPPYRSVLTHGYVVDGEGRKMSKSIGNVIAPQELIEKFGAEIVRLWVSSVEYREDIRISDQILGRLVDAYRRIRNTCRFILGNIDGLNQADLLPLEQLLPLDRFALDVAARMHERVQQAYTDFEFHKVYHSLHNYCVTDLSSVYLDILKDRLYASGATSRERRSAQTVLWHILRLLLRDMAPVLSFTAEEIFSHLPADLRGPEPTVFALQAVSGEEFLLPEGRRDDWNVLLAVRGAVTRAIEPLRRDGVVGHSLDTRVTLYLADELRERLESLNTDLRAVCIVSQLELAPLAEAPKDAYSDSEVSGLAIGVEKAHGEKCERCWIYSTELGTDPAHPTLCPRCAAVLKNLPLGEREGRAAE from the coding sequence ATGAGTGACTACAAAAAAACCCTGAATCTTCCGCAAACCGCCTTTCCCATGAAGGCCAATCTGGCCCAGCGCGAGCCGGAAACCCTCAAGAAGTGGGACCAGATCAACGCCCGCGAAGCCATGGTCGAGGCTTCGGGCAGCCGTGGCGCCTATGTGCTGCACGACGGGCCGCCCTATGCCAACGGGCACATTCACATGGGCACGGCGCTGAACAAGATTCTCAAGGACATTGTGGTCAAATCCCGCAACATGCAGGGCTACGCCTCCCGCTATGTGCCGGGCTGGGATTGCCACGGCCTGCCCATCGAGCACAAGGTGGAGCAGGAACTCAAGGAAAAGAAAAAGACCCTGCCCGCCCATGTGGTGCGCAAGCTCTGCCGCGACTACGCGGCCAAGTGGATCGACGTGCAGCGCAAGGAATTCAAGCGGCTGGGCGTGCTCGGGGACTGGGACGATCCCTATATGAGCATGAAGCCCGCCTATGAGGCCACCACGGCGCGCGAACTGGCCGATTTTGTGGAAAAGGGCAGCGTGATCCGCGCCAAGAAGCCCATCTACTGGTGCTGCTCCTGCCATACGGCTCTGGCCGAAGCCGAGGTGGAATACTACGACCACACTTCCCCCTCCATCTACGTGCGTTTTCCCCTGCCCGACGCGGGGCTGAGCAAGGTCTTCCCGCAGGCTGATCCTTCCCGCGCCTATGTGGTCATCTGGACCACCACGCCCTGGACCCTGCCGGACAATATGGCCGTCTGCCTGCATCCGGAATTCACTTACGTGCTGGTGGAGGCCGGGGGCAGCCAGTATCTGCTGGCCGAGGAACGCCTCGCGCCCTGCGCCGCCCTGTTCGGCTGGAACGATCCCAAAATTCTGGGCCGGGCCACGGGCGCGCAGCTCGAAGGCCTGGTGGCCCGCCATCCCTTCTACGACCGCCCCTCGCCCCTGACCCTGGGCCTGCACGTGACCCTGGACACGGGTACCGGCTGCGTGCATACCGCGCCGGGCCACGGCCGTGAGGACTACGAAGTGGGCCTCAAGTACGGCCTGGACATTTATTCTCCCCTGGACGACGCGGGCCGTTTTCTGCCCACAGTGGAATTTTTCGCCGGGCTCACAGTCACCGAAGCCAACCCCAAGGTCATTGAAAAGCTCAAGGAAAAGGGCGCGCTGCTCCAGGAAGGCAAGATTCAGCACTCCTATCCGCACTGCTGGCGCTGTAAAAATCCGGTAATCTTCCGGGCCACCACCCAGTGGTTCATCAGCATGGAGAAAAACGACCTGCGCAAGCGGGCTCTGGAGAGCATCGACAAGGACGTGCAGTGGATTCCGGCCTGGGGCCGTGACCGCATCTACAATATGATCGAATCCCGGCCGGACTGGTGCATTTCGCGCCAGCGCCAGTGGGGCGTGCCGATCCTGGCCCTGCGTTGCGAGGACTGCGGCGAGGCCTGGAACGATCCCGCCTGGATGCGCGACATCAGCGACCGCTTCGCCAAGCACCCCACGGGCTGCGACTACTGGTACGAGGCGGACCTGAGCGAGATTGTGCCCGACGGCCTGAAGTGCCCGCACTGCGGCGGCAGCCACTGGACAAAAGAAAGCGACATTCTGGACGTCTGGTTCGACTCCGGCACCAGCTTCGCGGCCGTGCTGGAAGCGCGGCCAGAGCTCTCCTACCCGGCGGACCTCTACCTGGAAGGCTCGGACCAGCATCGCGGCTGGTTCCACAGCTCTCTGCTGGTGTCCGAGGGCACGCGCGGGCGGCCCCCCTACCGCTCGGTGCTGACCCACGGCTACGTGGTGGACGGCGAAGGCCGCAAGATGTCCAAATCCATCGGCAATGTCATCGCCCCGCAGGAACTCATCGAGAAGTTCGGGGCCGAGATCGTGCGCCTCTGGGTTTCCTCGGTGGAATACCGCGAAGACATCCGCATTTCGGACCAGATCCTGGGCCGTCTGGTGGACGCCTACCGCCGCATCCGCAACACCTGCCGTTTCATCCTGGGCAACATCGACGGCCTGAACCAAGCGGACCTGCTGCCCCTGGAGCAATTGCTGCCCCTGGACCGCTTTGCCCTGGACGTGGCCGCACGCATGCACGAACGCGTACAGCAGGCCTACACGGACTTTGAATTCCACAAGGTCTACCACAGCCTGCACAATTACTGCGTCACGGATCTCTCCTCCGTCTATCTGGATATCCTCAAGGACCGCCTCTACGCCTCGGGCGCGACCAGCCGGGAACGCCGCTCGGCCCAGACGGTCCTGTGGCACATTCTGCGTCTGCTGCTGCGCGACATGGCCCCGGTGCTCTCCTTCACAGCCGAGGAAATCTTCAGCCACCTTCCGGCGGACCTGCGCGGGCCCGAGCCCACGGTCTTCGCCCTGCAGGCCGTGTCCGGCGAGGAATTTCTGCTGCCCGAAGGCCGGCGCGACGACTGGAACGTGCTGCTGGCCGTGCGCGGCGCGGTGACCAGGGCCATTGAACCCCTGCGCCGCGACGGCGTGGTGGGCCATTCCCTGGATACGCGGGTCACGCTCTACCTGGCCGACGAGTTGCGCGAGCGCCTGGAAAGCCTGAACACGGACCTGCGCGCGGTCTGCATCGTCTCCCAGTTGGAACTGGCCCCCCTGGCCGAGGCTCCGAAAGATGCCTACAGTGACAGCGAAGTGTCCGGCCTGGCCATCGGCGTGGAAAAGGCCCACGGCGAAAAGTGCGAGCGCTGCTGGATTTACAGCACGGAACTGGGCACGGACCCGGCCCATCCCACGCTCTGCCCGCGTTGCGCGGCGGTGCTCAAAAACCTTCCCCTCGGGGAGCGGGAAGGACGCGCGGCCGAATGA
- a CDS encoding HypC/HybG/HupF family hydrogenase formation chaperone, translating to MCLAIPAQIVELQEEGMARVRVGESQTFLTASVMLLPEPPQIGDYVILHAGFALHTMTPQEAQDSLAALRELAEAMEGTPAPF from the coding sequence ATGTGTCTAGCCATTCCCGCCCAGATTGTGGAACTTCAGGAAGAAGGCATGGCCCGCGTGCGCGTGGGCGAAAGCCAGACCTTTCTGACCGCTTCCGTCATGCTTTTGCCTGAACCGCCGCAGATCGGCGATTATGTCATTCTCCACGCCGGGTTCGCCCTGCATACCATGACGCCCCAGGAGGCCCAGGACAGTCTCGCGGCCCTGCGTGAGCTGGCCGAAGCCATGGAGGGCACGCCGGCCCCGTTCTAG
- the hmcD gene encoding sulfate respiration complex protein HmcD has protein sequence MEFHTFYDYFLYTKSWAYVMMFVVLPLYVLYWNFVLFPDKKKGNNSPK, from the coding sequence ATGGAATTCCATACCTTTTATGACTACTTCCTGTACACCAAGAGTTGGGCTTACGTCATGATGTTCGTCGTGCTGCCTCTCTACGTGCTGTACTGGAACTTCGTGCTCTTCCCGGACAAGAAGAAAGGCAACAACAGTCCCAAGTAG